In Scleropages formosus chromosome 18, fSclFor1.1, whole genome shotgun sequence, one DNA window encodes the following:
- the LOC108923687 gene encoding peptidyl-prolyl cis-trans isomerase FKBP9-like: MRKAALATLALCVLATLVACSVPRSPLEDVVVEKTFIPEQCERSVKEGDFVRYHYHGRFPDGTGFDSSYDRGSTYNVFVGKKQLIEGMDKALPGMCVNERRLVKIPPHLAYGKEGYGDVIPPDAVLHFDVLLLDIWNPEDKVQVKTYHRPERCGREVRVSDFVRYHYNGTLLDGTLFDSSHTRLRTYDTYVGIGWLIAGMDQGLLGMCVGEKRIITMPPFLGYGENGDGSDIPGQASLVFDVVLLDLHNPKDGIAVEKQQVPEKCPRRSKAGDYMRYHYNGTLLDGTPFDSSYSRNSTYNTYIGMGYLIAGMDEGLLGVCIGERRRVTIPPHLAYGEEGTGTTVPGSAVLVFDVHVVDFHNPSDTVQVAISFKPEVCEPLAKKGDFVKYHYNASLLDGTFIDSTHRYGKTYNVVLGAGQVVLGMEMGLQDMCVGEKRRLVVPPHLAYGERGIDGEVPGSAVLVFDVELVDMEEGLPEGYMFVWNDDVSPDLFVEMDKNKDSQVEPSEFSDYILRQVNEGKGRLAPGFDRHKIIENMFGNQDRNGDGKITEDEFRLKADESVDHDEL; the protein is encoded by the exons ATGCGAAAGGCTGCGCTCGCGACCCTCGCACTGTGTGTCCTCGCGACCCTCGTGGCCTGCAGTGTCCCCCGATCGCCGCTGGAGGACGTGGTCGTTGAGAAGACCTTCATTCCCGAGCAGTGCGAGCGGAGCGTGAAGGAGGGCGACTTCGTCCGGTACCACTACCACGGCCGCTTCCCGGACGGCACGGGGTTCGACTCCAG CTATGACCGCGGCTCCACCTACAACGTGTTTGTGGGCAAGAAGCAGCTGATCGAGGGCATGGACAAGGCCCTTCCGGGGATGTGTGTGAACGAGCGGCGGCTGGTGAAGATCCCACCCCACCTGGCCTACGGGAAGGAGGGATACG GCGATGTCATTCCTCCGGACGCCGTCCTGCACTTTGACGTGCTTCTGCTGGACATCTGGAACCCAGAGGACAAGGTCCAGGTCAAGACGTACCACAGGCCCGAGCGGTGCGGCCGGGAGGTGCGGGTGTCGGACTTCGTGCGGTACCACTACAACGGGACGCTGCTGGACGGGACCCTGTTCGACTCCAG TCACACGCGGCTCCGCACCTACGACACGTATGTCGGCATCGGCTGGCTCATCGCCGGCATGGACCAGGGGCTCCTGGGAATGTGCGTGGGGGAGAAGCGAATCATCACGATGCCGCCCTTCCTGGGTTATGGAGAGAATGGAGATG GCAGCGACATCCCGGGCCAGGCCTCCCTGGTGTTCGACGTGGTCCTGCTGGACCTCCACAACCCCAAGGACGGCATCGCCGTCGAGAAGCAGCAGGTTCCCGAGAAGTGTCCCCGCAGGAGCAAGGCAGGCGACTACATGAGGTACCACTACAACGGGACGCTGCTCGACGGCACGCCCTTCGACTCCAG CTACTCCCGCAACAGCACCTACAACACCTACATTGGCATGGGCTACCTCATCGCAGGCATGGACGAGGGTCTCCTGGGTGTGTGCAttggagagaggaggagggttACCATCCCACCCCATCTGGCCTATGGAGAGGAGGGCACAG GCACCACGGTCCCCGGCTCAGCGGTCCTCGTGTTTGACGTCCACGTGGTGGACTTCCACAACCCCTCGGACACGGTGCAGGTCGCCATCAGCTTCAAACCGGAGGTCTGCGAGCCGCTCGCAAAGAAAGGTGACTTCGTCAAGTACCACTACAACGCCAGCCTGCTGGACGGCACCTTCATCGACTCCAC GCACCGCTACGGGAAGACCTACAACGTGGTTCTGGGTGCGGGCCAGGTGGTGCTGGGGATGGAGATGGGCCTGCAGGACATGTGTGTGGGGGAGAAGCGCAGGCTGGTGGTCCCTCCCCACCTGGCGTACGGCGAGAGGGGCATCG ACGGGGAGGTCCCGGGGAGCGCCGTGCTGGTCTTCGACGTGGAGCTCGTCGACATGGAGGAGGGGCTTCCTGAGGGATACATGTTCGTGTGGAACGATGACGTCTCCCCCGACCTCTTTGTGGAGATGGACAAGAATAAAGACTCCCAGGTGGAGCCCTCGGAG TTCTCCGACTACATCCTGCGCCAGGTGAACGAGGGCAAGGGCCGCCTGGCCCCCGGGTTCGACCGCCACAAGATCATCGAGAACATGTTCGGCAACCAGGACCGCAACGGCGACGGTAAAATCACGGAGGACGAGTTCCGGCTGAAGGCAGACGAGTCGGTGGACCACGACGAGCTCTAG
- the LOC108923688 gene encoding cartilage-associated protein-like — MSLLLPVVHTPTHETINSVCVCVCVCVTHRSTVLMYAVSSVTFLCTPPLPPLPSAAPPSVVREGGGSSPAPVGAEVAVAAMAPACPLSLSLSLLVLSSVSPAARAQYETYSFRSFPVHELMPLDAAYRHALEQYASERWSESAQYLQVSLRLHRLLKDSETFCHLNCSSSARPPRDEPGSSGFPELRAFGSVLRRARCLRRCKRGLVAFRQGAPSRDTLERFERREPYRYLQFACYQSNDLAKAISAAHTFMVKHPDDEMMKRNMEYYTSLPGAEEHLKDLEAKSYEALFVRAVRAHNGENYRMSATDMELALQDYLKTYDECVAVAEGSREIRDFKDFYPSIADHYAEVLERKVRCEGELTPVVGGYVVEKFVATMYHHLQFAYYKLNDLKNAVPCAASYLLLDPDDEVMKNNMVYYQFHKNKWGLTEEDFVPRAEAVRYVNQTTMQLEMLRFSQQHLQPDDEMEVLTFLDELLEADDRL, encoded by the exons atgtctctGCTATTGCCAGTGGTTCACACACCTACACATGAAACCATTAActccgtgtgtgtttgtgtgtgtgtgtgtgtaacacaccGCTCTACTGTACTTATGTACGCAGTTAGTAGCGTTACATTCCTTtgcacaccccccctccccccgcttCCATCGGCAGCCCCTCCCTCTGTCGTtcgggagggaggggggtccAGTCCCGCTCCAGTAGGCGCTGAGGTCGCAGTCGCTGCCATGGCGCCCGCGTGccccctgtccctgtccctgtccctgctcGTGCTGTCCTCCGTGTCCCCCGCGGCTCGCGCCCAGTACGAGACCTACAGCTTCCGCAGCTTCCCGGTGCACGAGCTCATGCCCCTGGACGCCGCGTACCGGCACGCGCTCGAGCAGTACGCGAGCGAGCGCTGGAGCGAGAGCGCGCAGTACCTGCAGGTGAGTCTGCGGCTCCACCGGCTGCTCAAGGACAGCGAGACCTTCTGCCACCTCAACTGCTCGTCGAGTGCGCGGCCCCCCCGGGACGAGCCGGGCTCCTCCGGCTTCCCCGAGCTGCGCGCCTTCGGCTCCGTGCTGCGGCGGGCGCGCTGTCTGCGGCGCTGCAAGCGGGGACTGGTGGCGTTCCGGCAGGGCGCGCCGAGCCGCGACACCCTGGAGCGCTTCGAGCGGAGGGAGCCGTACCGCTACCTGCAGTTCGCCTGCTACCAG tccaacgacctGGCCAAGGCCATTTCGGCAGCCCACACCTTTATGGTGAAGCATCCGGATGATGAGATGATGAAGAGGAACATGGAGTACTACACGAGCCTCCCGGGAGCAGAGGAGCACCTCAAGGACCTGGAGGCCAAGTCATATGAG GCTCTGTTCGTAAGGGCGGTGCGCGCCCACAACGGGGAGAATTACCGCATGTCGGCTACGGACATGGAGCTGGCGCTGCAAGACTACTTGAAGACGTACGATGAGTGCGTGGCTGTGGCCGAGGGCTCCAGGGAAATCCGCGACTTCAAGGACTTCTACCCGTCTATAGCGG ACCATTACGCGGAGGTGCTGGAGCGCAAGGTACGGTGCGAGGGCGAGCTCACCCCGGTGGTCGGGGGCTACGTCGTGGAGAAGTTTGTCGCCACCATGTACCATCACCTCCAGTTCGCCTACTATAAAT TGAACGACCTGAAGAACGCGGTGCCCTGCGCAGCCAGCTACCTGCTGCTGGACCCTGACGACGAGGTCATGAAGAACAACATGGTTTACTACCAGTTCCACAAGAACAAGTGGGGCCTCACCGAGGAGGATTTCGTACCCAGAGCC GAAGCAGTGCGGTATGTGAACCAGACCACCATGCAGCTGGAGATGCTCAGGTTCTCCCAACAACATCTGCAGCCGGACGATGAG ATGGAGGTGCTGACGTTTCTCGATGAGCTTCTGGAGGCAGACGATAGGCTCTAA